CCGCGAGATCGATCACGTCGCCGAACGCCAAGAAAAGGACTTCCAACCCCGAACGGATGGCGGGCGGGTCGAGGCCGTGAGCAATCCTTCCATGTACGATCTGATGCGCAACGTTCGCGCGACGATCGAAGAGAGCGACGGCAGCGTCATGGTGCTCTTTCGTGCACGCTACCAGATGTTCCAATTCATGGATGAGTTCATCGATCAGGGTATTCCGTTCCGGACGATGACTGACCAGCGAATGTGGACCGACCGGCTCGCTGACTACATCCGGGCGGTCGAAGCGCTCGACGACGAGACACCACTCACTGGACTCCAAGCCCGTCGGTTGGCAGAGATGCTCGATTCGGCTGCGTTCGGTACCGGATCGCGCGATGAGATGTTTACGGCCATCGAGGACCGACAGGACGCGCGCGACGTCGACGATCTCACCGATCTGGAGATCGAGCCGTCGTTCATCAAAGAGTACGCTCCCTTCGCTCCAACCCGATCGAGCGCGGCAGACATGGCGCACAAGGTAACGAACTATCAGAAGCGCTCGATGGGAGCGTACTTCGGCGGTCCATACCAGGACGTCGATCGGGCTCGCGTTCGGATCGGGACTATCCACAGCGCGAAAGGCCGTGAAGCCGATCACGTCTTCGTCGCAACCGATCTGACCGAGAAGGTCGTCGAACAGATGGTTGCGACCGTCGAGGACCCTACGGCGGTACCGACCGTCGAGGAGTTCACGAAACACACCGATCCCGTTCCCGTCCTGACCGACAACGAACGACGCGTCTTTTATGTCGGGATGTCTCGTGCACGCAAGCGGCTTGTCCTGCTTGAAAACCTCGTTGACGGTGCTCCGACGCTTCCCATCGATGTGTTGCTCAACGATCGACCGTCAGACCACACGCTCGAAGAACTCATCGCCGAAGCGCAGGAACCGCCCGTCACGGCCAAATAACGCGATCAGGATTCGTTTTTGTTGTCCGTCCGTCCGTCGTCCGTGGTCGTGATGGAGCCGACGACCCGCTGGGCGGCGATCGCCGGTAGATCGCTCGGTGTCGTGATGTACTCCTCGGCGATGATCATCAACGCGGCGATACCGATGAACACACTACCGAGTAGGAGTTGCTCCGACAGCAGAAACTGCACTCCGAACATCCCGACCGGGAGAGCAAACGCGACCGTGATTGCGAGCGTGATCGTGTCGATGATCCCTTTGGGCATCCTGTTAGTGATGTTGGCAGCTATCCGTTAAGTGTCTATGGAACCCGCTTGAACGGAGTGCCACGTTCGGTATCCGTTTCAATTTCCCTCGATCGCGTCGATGACCATCGCAGCCGCAACGATCGCCTCCCTCGGGACATCGGACCCGTCGTCGACCGTGACAGTGTACCGATCCTTGATCGAGAATTCCCCCTGAACGGATCCGATGCGGTTCTCCTCCGCGTCGGTGATCTCGTATTCGTGGGGGATGAGATGGAACAGTCCACCGACGTACGGAAGATGGCGAAGCACGTCCACGATCTTGCTGGCGGATCCGATCGTTGCGATGACCGCCTCGGTGTCGGGATCGCGTAGCTTCCATTGGTGGGTGAACATGGTCCAGTTCTTATCGAGAACGATCACCGGTTCGTCCGTCACGTCGTCGGTGAGCACGTAGTTACCGGCGACATCGAAAACTCCGCCCGCTTGGACGGTGAACGCCGGATTGCCATCACCGTCGAGAAACGGGAATTCCTCTTTGAGCTTGAACATCTTCTGTTTGCCTTGGAGGACGAGATCGCCGTTCGCGTCGTATGCCTTGTACTTGTTCCGGACCAACGACTGAACGACCGTGTATTCGGAATCTTGCAGTTCGACTCCTTCTATGGCGTCATCAGTACCCGTTGACACACTCGATCACTATGGGTATGATCTCGAACTGATGTGGTAAATGTAACTATCGCGTCTGCACTGGTAGGGCCGACCAGCGAACGAGGACATCCGCGCGACACCAGCTTTCGTTCACCTTCACTTTCACTCCGGTAGCGCATCGTTCAATACAGTGGCGGGAGCGAGATCCGTATGAACACGCATCGGAACCGAGACCGACAGCGTTTCCCGATAACGGGTCGTTCAAAACACAATGAGTGAGTTCATCGAGGTCCGAGGAGCCGAAGAGCACAATCTCAAGGACATCGATGTGTCCATTCCTCGCGAGTCGTTCACGGTGGTGACGGGGTTGTCTGGCTCGGGCAAGTCGTCGCTGGCGTTCGAGACGGTGTACGCCGAGGGCCAACGCCGATACATCGAGAGCCTGTCAGCGTACGCCCGGAACTTCCTCGGGCAGATGGACAAACCACAAGTCGAGACGGTCGAGGGACTTTCTCCTGCGATCTCGATCGATCAGAAAAACGCCGCCAACAACCCGCGCTCGACCGTCGGAACGGTGACGGAACTGCACGACTACCTCCGGTTGCTGTACGCCCGCATCGGAACGCCACACTGTCCGGAGTGTGGGCAAGAAGTCGGCGAGCAGAGCGCACAGACTATGGTGCGTCGGCTGTTCGATCTTCCCGAACGAACGCGAGCGAAGATCGCTGCGCCCGTCGTGCGCGACCAGAAAGGTGCGTTCGCGGATCTGTTCGAGGAACTCGTCTCGGAGGGGTACTCCCGTGTCGAGGTGGACGGAACCGAGTACGATCTCACCGTCGAGACGCCCGAACTGGACGAGAACTTCGATCACACGATCGATGTCGTCGTCGATCGCGTCACGATCACCGAGGACGCCCGCTCGCGCATCACCGACAGCGTCGAGACGGCACTCACCGAAGCCGATGGCGTGTTGAAGGTGATCATTCCGGATCCACCCGAGAACGCCGAGTTGGGCGCAATAGCGCGCTCGACAGGGGATCTCTCGAACGCTGACATGGCCTCTGAGCCTGCCGACGCGGATCGGCTCGTCGCGGAGTTCTCCGAGGAGCTTGCGTGTACGCGGTGCGGGATCGATCTGCCCGAGATCGAAACGCGGAGCTTCTCTTTTAACAGCCCTCACGGTGCGTGTCCGGAATGTGAGGGCATCGGCGAGACCAAAGAGATAGACGAGGATCTCGTGATCCGGGACCCATCGAAGCCGTTGCGCGATGTCTTCGAGCCGTGGAGCTACAACCGTTCGTACTACCAGACCCGGCTCGATTCGGTTGCGGCGCACTTCGACGTGAGCCTCGACACACCGTTCGAAGAGACCGAGCCAGAAATTCAACAGGCGTTTCTGTACGGTACCACTGAAGATGTCGTCTTCAAACGCCGGACGAAAAACGGTATCCGGCGGAAGGAACAGCCGTTCGAGGGAATCATTCCGAATCTCGAACGCCGGTACGTCGAAACCGACTCCCAGAGCACGCGCGAGCATATCGAGGAGTATATGGCGACCACGACGTGCCCAGCGTGTGAGGGCACGCGGCTCAAACCTGCGAGCCGAGCGGTGCTGGTCAATGACACGGCGATCACGGAGATCAACCGAATGAGCATCGGCGACGCGCTCGACCAGTTCGAAGGGTGGGAGACGCAACTGACCAAGCGCGAGCGCATCATCGCCGAAGAGATCTTAAAGGAGATCCGCGATCGGTTGGGCTTCATGTGTGAGGTCGGTCTCGATTACCTCACGCTCGATCGGGAGGCCTCGACGCTCTCCGGTGGAGAGAGCCAGCGGATCCGGTTGGCAACCCAGATCGGTTCCGGGCTGGTCGGCGTGCTGTACGTGCTCGATGAGCCATCCATCGGCCTGCACCAACGCGATAACGACCGTCTGCTCAACACGCTCGAAGAGCTACGAGATCTGGGTAACACGCTGCTCGTCGTCGAGCACGACACCGAAACCATGCGGCGGGCGGACAACGTCATCGACATGGGACCGGGACCCGGAAAGCGCGGCGGTGAGGTCGTGGTCAACGGCGATATCGAAGACGTGATGGCGACTGAAAAGAGCATTACCGGCGATTATCTCGCGGGCCGGCGACAGATACCGGTTCCCGACACACGGCGCGATCCGAGTGGGCAGCTGACAGTTCGTGGCGCACGCCAGCACAACCTCCGAGATCTCGACGTGTCGATCCCGCTCGGGACGCTCACGACGATCACGGGCGTTTCCGGCTCGGGAAAATCGACGCTGTTGCACGACGTGTTGTACAAAGGTCTCGTCCGGCGGATGAACGACACGGACGTCCATCCCGGTGATCACGACGACATCGAGAACGTCGAGCTCGTTGAAACGGTGCGCCTCATCGATCAGAGTCCGATCGGACGCACCCCGCGGTCGAATCCGGCGACATACACCGGCGTTTTCGACTACATCCGCGAACTGTTTGCGGAAACAGCGCTGGCCAAACAGCGCGGCTACGAGAAGGGTCGGTTTTCCTTCAACGTCAAAGGAGGACGGTGTGAGGCGTGTGGCGGACAGGGAACCGTCAAGATCGAGATGAATTTCCTGTCAGATGTGTACGTTCCCTGTGAAGAGTGTGAGGGGGCACGGTACAACGACGAGACTCTCGATGTGACGTATAAGGATCGGACCATCGCCGACGTGCTCGATATGAGCGTCGAGGAAGCACACGACTTTTTCGAACACGATCCTCGCATCGGGCGCCGGCTCCAGTTGCTCCGGGATGTGGGGCTCGATTACATGAAACTCGGACAGCCTTCCACGACGCTATCGGGCGGGGAAGCCCAACGGGTCAAACTCGCAGAAGAACTCGGTAAACGGAACAGTGGCGACACGCTGTATCTCCTCGACGAACCGACGACCGGCTTGCATCCCGAAGACGAACGGAAACTCATCGATGTGCTCCAACGCCTCGTGGATGAAGGCAACACGGTCGTCGTCGTCGAACACGAGTTGGATCTCGTGAAAAACGCCGACCACATCGTCGATCTCGGTCCCGAGGGTGGGGAACACGGTGGCGATCTCGTGGCGACGGGATCTCCCGAAACCGTCGCCCGGAGCGACGACTCCCACACCGGGCGCTACCTGCGCGATCTCCTCCCGGACGTAGAACTTGAGGGGCCACGAACGGAGACGATACGAGCGGCTGTAGGCGACGACTGAATCGCGTCACTGTCACGACCGCCAGAACGCCCGAGTGAACAGCGTCAGAACGGGGATGATCTCGACACGACCGATCCACATCAGTAAGACCATCGCCGTCTTCGTCGTCGCAGGAAACGCGTGGTAGCTCCCGTAGGGCCCCGCCGAGCCGAACGCCGGGCCGATGTTGAGAAACGTCGAAGCGGCTGCGCTCATCGCTTCGAACTCCGACACCCGAAGACCGACGCGGGCGGCATCGACCACGACGAAGACAGTCAGTCCGAACGCGAGCACGAGGCTGAGCAACACGAAGCCATAGATGTCCTGGACGGTACTCTCGTCCACTGGGTCGTCGCTGACGCGGATGGGACGGACGGCCGACGGATGAATAGCAGTGAACAGCTCGCGATAAAACGCCTTGAGGACGACGAGCCACCGCAGCGTTTTGATCGAACAGGTCGTGCTCCCGACCATCCCACCGAGGAACATGCAGGTAAACAGCACGTGTTTCGCTGCGGGAGACCAGAGGTTGAAGTCCGTGCTGGCGTATCCGGTCGTCGTGACGATCGAGACGGTGTTGAACACGGCGTGTCTGATCGTCTGTTCGAGGTTCGGATCGATCGACGGATCGAACGTGAGCGCGGCAGCGACCAGTCCTGCCGCGACGGCGGTCCCACCCAGATAGAAGCGAAGCTCCTCGTTGCTGCGGAGGCGTTGGAACTCAGCCTCGGTGAGGACGGCGTAGATGAGACCGAAGCTCGTCGCGCCGATAAGCATACACGCGACGAGCACCCATTGGGCGATGGGTGAGAACGCACCGGCGCTTGCCGGTTCGGGAGAGAATCCCGCCGTTGCAACGGACGTGAGAGCGTGGGCGATGGCGTTGTACAACGTCATGTTGGGGGCCAGTCCCACGAGAAAGAGAACGTACAATACGACCACTGCGAGCGCGGTAATGGCGGCGTACAGGCCGAGAAGGATGCGTGCCGTTTCGGCGATGCGTGGCGTGAGCTTGTGGACCGTTGTGGTCCACGTCTCCGATTCCATGAGCTGTGCCCCACCCACGCCCACTTCCGAGAGGATCGCCGTTGCGAGAATTAGAATACCGAGTCCGCCGAGCCACTGCTGGACCTGCCGCCACATCATGATCGAGCGCGTGTGAGCGTCGAAATCCAGCATGACTGTTGCTCCCGTCGTCGTGATACCACTCATCGACTCGAACAGTGCGTTCACCGGATGAGCAGTCACCCCATCCCCAGCGACGAGAAACGGGATCGCCCCGACGACCGCAACGAGCAACCAGATGAGTGAGACGGCGAGAAATGCTTCACGAGCACCCAGATCGCCCTCGACCGAAACGGTGTTCAGTCCGAACGCGAGCACGAGCGTGACTGCGATGGTTACGAGAAACGGTCCGATCGGCTCTCCGTAGTAGAGCGCAATCGCCACGGGAAACAGTAACGGAATCGTGAGATACGAAAGTACAGTCCCCGTGAGTCCGAGGCTGATCCGCCAATCGACACGAATCCGCACCGTCATCGTGCCGTCTCGGGAACAGAAGCGACAATCATTATCGGATCACCAACCGGCTGCGTTTCATACATATATTTTATCACACATCATCACGACATTGCGGTGATGTCGTCGGCGAAATCGGCTTCGACGAACACCACCACGTGATCACCGGGTTCGAGAACGGTGTCACCCCGTGGAGTGATGAACGTATGATCGCGGGTAACCGCACCGATGACGGTGCTCTTGGGCAACTCCGCGATCAGTTCGCGGATAGGCCGACCGACCAACTGGCTGTCTGGACTCATCTCTAATTCCAGCACTTCGGCCAGATCTTCTTCGAGGACAGCGATGTTCTCTGCGATCCCCTCGTGAGTGAATCGGGTGATCTCTTCGGCCATCACGAATCGCGGATTGATGGCAACATCGATGCCGATCTCCTGGAACAGCTCGATGTACTCACGGGTATCGACCACCGTGATGATCCGATCGACCCCGATGCGTTTGGCAAGCACCGACAGGAGTAGATTTTTCTGATCGCTGTCGAGCGTGGCAACGACCGCGTCGGCATCATCGATGTGCTCGCGGGCGAGAAACTCCGTGTCGGTGGCGTCGTGTTCCATCACGAGCGTGTTCGGCAGTTCTTCGGCGAGTTCGCGGGCACGGGCGTCGTCTTGTTCGATGAGCTTTGGGTGCAGCCCTCGTTGTTCGAGCAGGCGGGCGGTGTGATAGCCGATTTCGCTGCCACCGACCACAACCAGATCGTCGGTTCGATCGGGCGTCTGGGCCGGGACGATGGACGAAGCAAACTCCTGAACGCTTTCGGGACTCCCGATGACGACTACGTTATCACCGGCTCGGATCGGCGTCTCTCCACTGGGGAGTTCGAAGCGGTCCGCCCGGAAAATGGCGGCAAACGTGAGCGAATCGAACCGGTCGGCCTCAGCGACAACCTGTCCGGCTATCGGGCTGTCCGGTAGTATCTCGAACTCGGCCATCTGAACGAGACCGCCAGCGAACGGACCGACGTTGACTGCCGCTGGCAGCCCGACCACCTCAACGATGTTCTTGGCGGTCTGGAGATCCGAGCACACCATGAAATCGACGCCGTATGCGCTTTCGGACCCCTCCCACGAACGGAGATATCTGTGGCTTTTCACCCGAGCGATCGTGAACGGGTCGCTCTCCGTCTTGGCGGTGGCACACGCCACCAGATTTATTTCATCGTCGTCGGTACTGGCGATGACCATGTCGGCCGTGTCGATGTCGGCTTCCCGGAGCACATCGATGTCGGTCCCATCGCCTGTCAGAGTGAGCACATCGAGATCATAGGCCAACTGCTCGGTCCGATCCTCATCGATATCAACGACGATGACATCGTGAGTCGATGATAGGCTCGCCGCGATGTTCGTTCCGACCTGACCAGCCCCGATGACGAGCACGCGCATACTGAGTATACAGTAAGTACCCTTCTGTGTGGTAAGTCGATTTCTATGTCTATGGCACCCCGTCTCGTTGGCGCTTCATACCGTACCGATGGGTTCACGAAGGGACGGACGGCAGCCCTTGCTCGTCGAACACCGTCGTGAACAGCTTCCGTTGGACGGTTCGAATGTGCTGGTAGAACGCTGGTGGCGAGATGCCAAGCGTTTCCGCGATCTCTTCGCCCGTTCGTTCGCGGGGAGATTCGAAGAAGCCGCTGTAGTATGCGGTTTGTAACACTTCGAGCTGTCTGTCGGTAACCCGGTCGAGA
The sequence above is drawn from the Halocatena salina genome and encodes:
- the trkA gene encoding Trk system potassium transporter TrkA, with the translated sequence MRVLVIGAGQVGTNIAASLSSTHDVIVVDIDEDRTEQLAYDLDVLTLTGDGTDIDVLREADIDTADMVIASTDDDEINLVACATAKTESDPFTIARVKSHRYLRSWEGSESAYGVDFMVCSDLQTAKNIVEVVGLPAAVNVGPFAGGLVQMAEFEILPDSPIAGQVVAEADRFDSLTFAAIFRADRFELPSGETPIRAGDNVVVIGSPESVQEFASSIVPAQTPDRTDDLVVVGGSEIGYHTARLLEQRGLHPKLIEQDDARARELAEELPNTLVMEHDATDTEFLAREHIDDADAVVATLDSDQKNLLLSVLAKRIGVDRIITVVDTREYIELFQEIGIDVAINPRFVMAEEITRFTHEGIAENIAVLEEDLAEVLELEMSPDSQLVGRPIRELIAELPKSTVIGAVTRDHTFITPRGDTVLEPGDHVVVFVEADFADDITAMS
- a CDS encoding UvrD-helicase domain-containing protein — protein: MTQTRVTRLFGGPGCGKTTALLDRVDEMLDSGVRVEDILIVSYTRAAAAEVRERLAERLDCSPRSLKGNVCTMHAKAYELLNLSRNDVVGESDKQEFCEEYGLDYEDEYDSSRRRSSRSTTIGNKIIATSQWLQRTSRDVAQWHAVPFQWDVETVRLPPEIDPNAQTGNKYTPTWPSDDDRIDVPQTIRAWRGYKGENDLVGFADMLERVQQRSLVPSVDYLVIDEFQDITTLQYAVYEEWKPHMDQALIAGDDDQVVYAWQGADPTLLLEEGGENVVLDTSYRLPSRILNVVNREIDHVAERQEKDFQPRTDGGRVEAVSNPSMYDLMRNVRATIEESDGSVMVLFRARYQMFQFMDEFIDQGIPFRTMTDQRMWTDRLADYIRAVEALDDETPLTGLQARRLAEMLDSAAFGTGSRDEMFTAIEDRQDARDVDDLTDLEIEPSFIKEYAPFAPTRSSAADMAHKVTNYQKRSMGAYFGGPYQDVDRARVRIGTIHSAKGREADHVFVATDLTEKVVEQMVATVEDPTAVPTVEEFTKHTDPVPVLTDNERRVFYVGMSRARKRLVLLENLVDGAPTLPIDVLLNDRPSDHTLEELIAEAQEPPVTAK
- a CDS encoding DUF7533 family protein — encoded protein: MPKGIIDTITLAITVAFALPVGMFGVQFLLSEQLLLGSVFIGIAALMIIAEEYITTPSDLPAIAAQRVVGSITTTDDGRTDNKNES
- a CDS encoding TrkH family potassium uptake protein, whose product is MTVRIRVDWRISLGLTGTVLSYLTIPLLFPVAIALYYGEPIGPFLVTIAVTLVLAFGLNTVSVEGDLGAREAFLAVSLIWLLVAVVGAIPFLVAGDGVTAHPVNALFESMSGITTTGATVMLDFDAHTRSIMMWRQVQQWLGGLGILILATAILSEVGVGGAQLMESETWTTTVHKLTPRIAETARILLGLYAAITALAVVVLYVLFLVGLAPNMTLYNAIAHALTSVATAGFSPEPASAGAFSPIAQWVLVACMLIGATSFGLIYAVLTEAEFQRLRSNEELRFYLGGTAVAAGLVAAALTFDPSIDPNLEQTIRHAVFNTVSIVTTTGYASTDFNLWSPAAKHVLFTCMFLGGMVGSTTCSIKTLRWLVVLKAFYRELFTAIHPSAVRPIRVSDDPVDESTVQDIYGFVLLSLVLAFGLTVFVVVDAARVGLRVSEFEAMSAAASTFLNIGPAFGSAGPYGSYHAFPATTKTAMVLLMWIGRVEIIPVLTLFTRAFWRS
- a CDS encoding LURP-one-related/scramblase family protein; the encoded protein is MSTGTDDAIEGVELQDSEYTVVQSLVRNKYKAYDANGDLVLQGKQKMFKLKEEFPFLDGDGNPAFTVQAGGVFDVAGNYVLTDDVTDEPVIVLDKNWTMFTHQWKLRDPDTEAVIATIGSASKIVDVLRHLPYVGGLFHLIPHEYEITDAEENRIGSVQGEFSIKDRYTVTVDDGSDVPREAIVAAAMVIDAIEGN
- the uvrA gene encoding excinuclease ABC subunit UvrA, with the translated sequence MSEFIEVRGAEEHNLKDIDVSIPRESFTVVTGLSGSGKSSLAFETVYAEGQRRYIESLSAYARNFLGQMDKPQVETVEGLSPAISIDQKNAANNPRSTVGTVTELHDYLRLLYARIGTPHCPECGQEVGEQSAQTMVRRLFDLPERTRAKIAAPVVRDQKGAFADLFEELVSEGYSRVEVDGTEYDLTVETPELDENFDHTIDVVVDRVTITEDARSRITDSVETALTEADGVLKVIIPDPPENAELGAIARSTGDLSNADMASEPADADRLVAEFSEELACTRCGIDLPEIETRSFSFNSPHGACPECEGIGETKEIDEDLVIRDPSKPLRDVFEPWSYNRSYYQTRLDSVAAHFDVSLDTPFEETEPEIQQAFLYGTTEDVVFKRRTKNGIRRKEQPFEGIIPNLERRYVETDSQSTREHIEEYMATTTCPACEGTRLKPASRAVLVNDTAITEINRMSIGDALDQFEGWETQLTKRERIIAEEILKEIRDRLGFMCEVGLDYLTLDREASTLSGGESQRIRLATQIGSGLVGVLYVLDEPSIGLHQRDNDRLLNTLEELRDLGNTLLVVEHDTETMRRADNVIDMGPGPGKRGGEVVVNGDIEDVMATEKSITGDYLAGRRQIPVPDTRRDPSGQLTVRGARQHNLRDLDVSIPLGTLTTITGVSGSGKSTLLHDVLYKGLVRRMNDTDVHPGDHDDIENVELVETVRLIDQSPIGRTPRSNPATYTGVFDYIRELFAETALAKQRGYEKGRFSFNVKGGRCEACGGQGTVKIEMNFLSDVYVPCEECEGARYNDETLDVTYKDRTIADVLDMSVEEAHDFFEHDPRIGRRLQLLRDVGLDYMKLGQPSTTLSGGEAQRVKLAEELGKRNSGDTLYLLDEPTTGLHPEDERKLIDVLQRLVDEGNTVVVVEHELDLVKNADHIVDLGPEGGEHGGDLVATGSPETVARSDDSHTGRYLRDLLPDVELEGPRTETIRAAVGDD